From the genome of Vigna angularis cultivar LongXiaoDou No.4 chromosome 11, ASM1680809v1, whole genome shotgun sequence, one region includes:
- the LOC108333588 gene encoding uncharacterized protein LOC108333588 isoform X1: protein MEDPFASILNFQESCDGLRQNLLATTLELETMKNANRELMNHLKMACKERDEARQELHKLFKKLTPSTLLEIPSSMMIPTPTKSSITESNSPSHVSSPVDSLLEAASPREFSNMIVDSHNNMAYHLKQSLVTRVSQKRTCDVGDEVIEHLAKRRTLPQKGMLLKAVVDAGPLLKTLLVAGPLPTWRNPPSSQTIETPCLNVQDFGCSNVNTFNSLQKPTLAFASSRSLQPSVFNVSAANNSTLQMSSNTSCKNLAPSRIPQSHQYLL from the exons ATGGAAGATCCCTTCGCTTCCATTCTCAATTTTCAAGAG AGTTGCGATGGGTTGAGGCAAAATCTCTTGGCCACCACACTGGAACTGGAGACGATGAAGAACGCGAACAGGGAACTTATGAATCACTTGAAGATGGCTTGCAAAGAGAGAGACGAAGCAAGACAAGAACTTCATAAACTGTTCAAAAAACTAACACCCTCCACTCTGCTTGAAATCCCTTCCTCCATGATGATTCCAACACCAACCAAATCCAGCATCACAGAATCCAACAGCCCCTCGCACGTTTCCTCCCCCGTAGATTCCCTTCTCGAGGCAGCTTCTCCTCGGGAATTCTCCAACATGATTGTCGACTCACACAACAACATGGCTTATCATCTCAAACAATCTTTGGTTACGAGGGTGTCGCAGAAGCGCACGTGCGATGTTGGGGACGAAGTGATAGAACACCTTGCCAAGAGAAGAACGTTGCCCCAAAAGGGTATGCTCCTTAAGGCTGTGGTCGATGCGGGTCCCTTGCTTAAGACACTCCTTGTTGCGGGCCCACTTCCCACGTGGCGCAACCCCCCTTCTTCGCAGACCATAGAGACTCCATGCCTCAATGTTCAAGACTTTGGTTGCAGCAATGTTAATACCTTCAATTCACTGCAGAAACCAACGCTTGCATTTGCATCTTCTCGTTCTTTGCAGCCTTCTGTGTTCAATGTTTCTGCTGCGAACAACAGTACCTTGCAGATGAGTTCAAATACTTCTTGCAAGAATCTCGCTCCGTCGAGGATTCCACAGAGCCATCAGTATCTTCTATGA
- the LOC108333588 gene encoding uncharacterized protein LOC108333588 isoform X4: MKNANRELMNHLKMACKERDEARQELHKLFKKLTPSTLLEIPSSMMIPTPTKSSITESNSPSHVSSPVDSLLEAASPREFSNMIVDSHNNMAYHLKQSLVTRVSQKRTCDVGDEVIEHLAKRRTLPQKGMLLKAVVDAGPLLKTLLVAGPLPTWRNPPSSQTIETPCLNVQDFGCSNVNTFNSLQKPTLAFASSRSLQPSVFNVSAANNSTLQMSSNTSCKNLAPSRIPQSHQYLL, from the coding sequence ATGAAGAACGCGAACAGGGAACTTATGAATCACTTGAAGATGGCTTGCAAAGAGAGAGACGAAGCAAGACAAGAACTTCATAAACTGTTCAAAAAACTAACACCCTCCACTCTGCTTGAAATCCCTTCCTCCATGATGATTCCAACACCAACCAAATCCAGCATCACAGAATCCAACAGCCCCTCGCACGTTTCCTCCCCCGTAGATTCCCTTCTCGAGGCAGCTTCTCCTCGGGAATTCTCCAACATGATTGTCGACTCACACAACAACATGGCTTATCATCTCAAACAATCTTTGGTTACGAGGGTGTCGCAGAAGCGCACGTGCGATGTTGGGGACGAAGTGATAGAACACCTTGCCAAGAGAAGAACGTTGCCCCAAAAGGGTATGCTCCTTAAGGCTGTGGTCGATGCGGGTCCCTTGCTTAAGACACTCCTTGTTGCGGGCCCACTTCCCACGTGGCGCAACCCCCCTTCTTCGCAGACCATAGAGACTCCATGCCTCAATGTTCAAGACTTTGGTTGCAGCAATGTTAATACCTTCAATTCACTGCAGAAACCAACGCTTGCATTTGCATCTTCTCGTTCTTTGCAGCCTTCTGTGTTCAATGTTTCTGCTGCGAACAACAGTACCTTGCAGATGAGTTCAAATACTTCTTGCAAGAATCTCGCTCCGTCGAGGATTCCACAGAGCCATCAGTATCTTCTATGA
- the LOC108333588 gene encoding uncharacterized protein LOC108333588 isoform X2, protein MRHACENRTLKSCDGLRQNLLATTLELETMKNANRELMNHLKMACKERDEARQELHKLFKKLTPSTLLEIPSSMMIPTPTKSSITESNSPSHVSSPVDSLLEAASPREFSNMIVDSHNNMAYHLKQSLVTRVSQKRTCDVGDEVIEHLAKRRTLPQKGMLLKAVVDAGPLLKTLLVAGPLPTWRNPPSSQTIETPCLNVQDFGCSNVNTFNSLQKPTLAFASSRSLQPSVFNVSAANNSTLQMSSNTSCKNLAPSRIPQSHQYLL, encoded by the exons ATGAGACATGCGTGTGAGAACCGAACGTTAAAA AGTTGCGATGGGTTGAGGCAAAATCTCTTGGCCACCACACTGGAACTGGAGACGATGAAGAACGCGAACAGGGAACTTATGAATCACTTGAAGATGGCTTGCAAAGAGAGAGACGAAGCAAGACAAGAACTTCATAAACTGTTCAAAAAACTAACACCCTCCACTCTGCTTGAAATCCCTTCCTCCATGATGATTCCAACACCAACCAAATCCAGCATCACAGAATCCAACAGCCCCTCGCACGTTTCCTCCCCCGTAGATTCCCTTCTCGAGGCAGCTTCTCCTCGGGAATTCTCCAACATGATTGTCGACTCACACAACAACATGGCTTATCATCTCAAACAATCTTTGGTTACGAGGGTGTCGCAGAAGCGCACGTGCGATGTTGGGGACGAAGTGATAGAACACCTTGCCAAGAGAAGAACGTTGCCCCAAAAGGGTATGCTCCTTAAGGCTGTGGTCGATGCGGGTCCCTTGCTTAAGACACTCCTTGTTGCGGGCCCACTTCCCACGTGGCGCAACCCCCCTTCTTCGCAGACCATAGAGACTCCATGCCTCAATGTTCAAGACTTTGGTTGCAGCAATGTTAATACCTTCAATTCACTGCAGAAACCAACGCTTGCATTTGCATCTTCTCGTTCTTTGCAGCCTTCTGTGTTCAATGTTTCTGCTGCGAACAACAGTACCTTGCAGATGAGTTCAAATACTTCTTGCAAGAATCTCGCTCCGTCGAGGATTCCACAGAGCCATCAGTATCTTCTATGA
- the LOC108332399 gene encoding pentatricopeptide repeat-containing protein At4g37170, with translation MKAITRATVPRCMLFSSTSHSQHFQFRNDIRNNLEPKYPISENNNFEETIDVLCQQKRVKEAVELLHRIYHRPSGRVYSTLIAACVRHRILELGRRVHAHTKASNFVLGVFMSNRLLDMYAKCGSLVDAQMLFDEMGQRDLCSWNTMIAGYAKLGRLEQARKLFDEMPRRDHFSWNAAISGYVSHDRPWEALELFRAMQRCERSNSNKFTLSSALAASAAIPCLRLGKEIHGFLIRTELNLDEVVWSALLDLYGKCGSLDEARGIFDQMKSKDVVSWTTMIHRCFEDGRKEEGFSLFRDLTRSGVRPNEYTFAGVLNKCADHAAEHLGKEVHAYMMRVGYDPCSFAVSALVHMYSKCGNTRVARRVFNQMVQPDLVSWTSLIVGYAQNGEPDEALHFFELLLQSGTKPDQITFVGVLSACTHAGLVDKGLEYFHSIREKHALMHTTDHYACVIDLLARSGRFKEAENIIDNMPIKPDKFLWGSLLGGCRIHGNLELAKRAAKALYEIEPENPATYITLANIYANAGLWTEVAKVRKDMDNRGIVKKPGKSWIEIKRKVHVFLVGDTSHPKTSHIHEFLVELSKKMKEEGYVPDTNFVLHDVEEEQKEQNLVYHSEKLAVAFGILSTPPGTPIKVFKNLRTCVDCHTGIKYISKIVQRKIIVRDSNRFHCFENGICSCKDYW, from the coding sequence ATGAAGGCTATAACAAGGGCTACGGTGCCTCGCTGCATGCTCTTTTCTTCTACCTCTCATTCTCAGCACTTTCAATTTCGCAACGATATACGGAATAATCTGGAGCCCAAATATCCTATCAGTGAGAATAACAACTTTGAAGAAACCATTGATGTTTTATGCCAGCAAAAGCGCGTCAAGGAAGCTGTTGAGTTGCTCCATCGCATTTATCATCGACCCTCCGGGCGTGTGTATTCCACCCTCATTGCCGCTTGTGTTCGCCACCGCATTCTTGAATTGGGTAGGAGGGTCCATGCCCACACCAAAGCGTCTAACTTTGTTCTGGGGGTTTTCATGTCTAACCGTTTGCTCGACATGTATGCCAAATGTGGAAGCCTTGTCGATGCCCAGATGCTGTTTGATGAAATGGGTCAGAGGGATTTGTGTTCTTGGAATACCATGATAGCTGGATATGCCAAACTTGGCCGACTCGAACAGGCTAggaaactgtttgatgaaatgccccGCAGAGATCACTTTTCTTGGAACGCTGCAATATCTGGCTATGTTAGCCATGATCGGCCTTGGGAAGCTCTGGAGTTGTTTAGAGCGATGCAGAGGTGTGAGAGATCGAATTCAAATAAGTTTACCTTGTCCAGTGCCTTGGCCGCTTCGGCTGCCATTCCTTGCTTGCGTCTTGGGAAGGAAATTCATGGTTTCTTAATAAGAACCGAGTTGAACTTGGATGAAGTGGTTTGGAGTGCTCTGTTGGATTTGTATGGCAAATGTGGGAGTTTAGATGAAGCTAGGGGTATTTTTGACCAGATGAAGAGCAAAGATGTTGTTTCGTGGACTACCATGATTCATAGATGCTTTGAAGacggaagaaaagaagagggttTTTCATTATTTAGAGACTTGACGAGGTCAGGTGTTAGACCGAATGAGTATACATTTGCTGGAGTTTTAAATAAATGTGCCGACCATGCTGCTGAACACCTGGGAAAGGAGGTTCATGCGTACATGATGCGTGTTGGGTATGACCCGTGTTCATTTGCAGTGAGTGCCCTTGTTCATATGTACTCGAAGTGTGGGAACACTAGAGTTGCAAGAAGGGTGTTCAATCAGATGGTTCAGCCAGATTTGGTATCCTGGACTTCTCTAATTGTTGGGTATGCTCAAAATGGTGAACCAGATGAAGCTCTTCATTTCTTTGAATTACTACTCCAATCCGGCACCAAGCCTGATCAAATAACCTTCGTGGGGGTTCTCTCAGCGTGTACTCATGCTGGATTAGTAGATAAAGGGTTAGAATATTTCCATTCAATAAGGGAAAAACATGCGTTGATGCATACTACAGATCattatgcatgtgttattgatTTATTGGCACGATCTGGACGATTCAAAGAGGCAGAGAATATCATTGATAACATGCCCATAAAGCCTGATAAATTCCTTTGGGGATCCTTACTTGGAGGATGTAGAATACATGGGAACCTTGAACTGGCTAAACGAGCAGCAAAAGCATTATATGAGATAGAGCCAGAGAATCCGGCTACGTATATCACTCTGGCTAATATTTATGCTAATGCTGGTCTATGGACGGAGGTAGCCAAAGTTAGAAAGGATATGGACAATAGGGGGATAGTGAAGAAGCCAGGTAAGAGCTGgattgaaattaaaagaaaagtgcATGTGTTCTTAGTAGGAGATACATCTCACCCGAAAACAAGTCATATACATGAATTCCTAGTAGAACTCtcaaagaaaatgaaggaagaagGCTACGTTCCTGACACAAACTTTGTGCTACACGATGTGGAGGAGGAGCAGAAAGAGCAAAATCTTGTTTACCACAGTGAGAAACTTGCTGTTGCCTTTGGAATACTTTCAACTCCCCCAGGAACTCCAATCAAGGTGTTCAAAAATTTAAGAACTTGTGTAGACTGTCACACTGGCATCAAATACATATCAAAGATCGTTCAGAGAAAAATAATTGTGAGAGATTCTAATAGGTTTCATTGTTTTGAAAACGGAATCTGCTCGTGTAAAGACTATTGGTAG
- the LOC108333588 gene encoding uncharacterized protein LOC108333588 isoform X3: MRSCDGLRQNLLATTLELETMKNANRELMNHLKMACKERDEARQELHKLFKKLTPSTLLEIPSSMMIPTPTKSSITESNSPSHVSSPVDSLLEAASPREFSNMIVDSHNNMAYHLKQSLVTRVSQKRTCDVGDEVIEHLAKRRTLPQKGMLLKAVVDAGPLLKTLLVAGPLPTWRNPPSSQTIETPCLNVQDFGCSNVNTFNSLQKPTLAFASSRSLQPSVFNVSAANNSTLQMSSNTSCKNLAPSRIPQSHQYLL; this comes from the exons ATGCGT AGTTGCGATGGGTTGAGGCAAAATCTCTTGGCCACCACACTGGAACTGGAGACGATGAAGAACGCGAACAGGGAACTTATGAATCACTTGAAGATGGCTTGCAAAGAGAGAGACGAAGCAAGACAAGAACTTCATAAACTGTTCAAAAAACTAACACCCTCCACTCTGCTTGAAATCCCTTCCTCCATGATGATTCCAACACCAACCAAATCCAGCATCACAGAATCCAACAGCCCCTCGCACGTTTCCTCCCCCGTAGATTCCCTTCTCGAGGCAGCTTCTCCTCGGGAATTCTCCAACATGATTGTCGACTCACACAACAACATGGCTTATCATCTCAAACAATCTTTGGTTACGAGGGTGTCGCAGAAGCGCACGTGCGATGTTGGGGACGAAGTGATAGAACACCTTGCCAAGAGAAGAACGTTGCCCCAAAAGGGTATGCTCCTTAAGGCTGTGGTCGATGCGGGTCCCTTGCTTAAGACACTCCTTGTTGCGGGCCCACTTCCCACGTGGCGCAACCCCCCTTCTTCGCAGACCATAGAGACTCCATGCCTCAATGTTCAAGACTTTGGTTGCAGCAATGTTAATACCTTCAATTCACTGCAGAAACCAACGCTTGCATTTGCATCTTCTCGTTCTTTGCAGCCTTCTGTGTTCAATGTTTCTGCTGCGAACAACAGTACCTTGCAGATGAGTTCAAATACTTCTTGCAAGAATCTCGCTCCGTCGAGGATTCCACAGAGCCATCAGTATCTTCTATGA
- the LOC108333148 gene encoding 60S ribosomal protein L23A: MAPKADSSKKADPKAQALKTAKAVKSGATFKKKAKKIRTSVTFHRPKTLKKDRNPKYPRNSAPPRNKLDHYQILKYPLTTESAMKKIEDNNTLVFIVDLRADKKKIKDAVKKMYDIQAKKVNTLIRPDGTKKAYVRLTPDYDALDVANKIGII; this comes from the exons ATGGCTCCCAAAg CTGATAGTTCAAAGAAGGCCGATCCTAAGGCACAAGCCTTGAAAACTGCTAAAGCAGTTAAGTCAGGTGCTACATTTAAGAAGAAGGCCAAAAAGATCCGAACTTCTGTAACCTTCCATCGGCCAAAGACTTTGAAAAAGGATAGGAACCCCAAATACCCACGCAACAGTGCTCCACCCAGGAATAAGCTTGATCACTATCAGATACTGAAGTATCCTCTAACAACTGAGTCCGCAATGAAGAAGATCGAAGACAACAACACTTTGGTATTCATTGTTGACCTGCGGGCTGACAAGAAGAAGATCAAGGACGCAGTGAAGAAGATGTATGATATTCAGGCGAAGAAAGTTAACACCTTGATCAG GCCTGATGGGACTAAGAAGGCTTATGTCAGATTGACACCTGACTATGATGCCCTGGACGTGGCCAACAAGATTGGAATTATCTAA
- the LOC108333111 gene encoding UDP-galactose/UDP-glucose transporter 5 isoform X2, with product MVTLVTYGLLQEKIMRVPYGAEKEYFKYSLFLVFCNRITTSAVSGGSLLASKKAMDPVAPVFTYCLISVSNILTTTCQYEALKYVSFPVQTLAKCAKMIPVMVWSTIIMQKRYHGPDYLFSFLITLGCSVFILYPAGTDVSPQNRGRENTVWGVLLMVGYLGFDGFTSTFQDKLFRGYDMEIHNQIFYTTLCSCILSLTGLILQGHLIPAVEFVYQHHDCFFDIALLSTVATISQFFISYIIRTFGALTFATIMTTRQLLSIMLSCVWFAHPLSWEQWIGAVIVFGSLYGKSFTRKPPQKTTSSSAELVQNGDSNNLKHNP from the exons ATGGTTACCCTCGTCACCTATGGTCTCTTGCAg GAAAAGATTATGAGAGTACCGTATGGAGCAGAAAAAGAGTATTTCAAATATTCACTGTTTCTTGTTTTCTGCAACCGCATCACAACATCTGCTGTTTCTGGTGGTTCTTTGCTG GCAAGTAAAAAGGCTATGGACCCGGTAGCTCCTGTTTTTACTTATTGCCTTATCTCGGTATCAAACATACTAACTACAACTTGCCAGTATGAG GCCCTCAAATATGTTAGTTTTCCTGTTCAGACCCTTGCAAAATGTGCAAAAATGATACCAGTTATG GTCTGGAGCACCATCATCATGCAGAAGAGATACCACGGACCTGACTATTTGTTCTCTTTTTTAATTACCCTTGGCTGCTCAGTGTTTATCCTGTATCCG gCAGGAACAGACGTAAGTCCTCAAAATAGAGGAAGGGAAAATACAGTTTGGGGTGTTCTCCTAATGGTTGGGTATCTTGG gTTTGATGGCTTTACAAGCACATTCCAAGATAAGTTGTTTAGAGGCTATGACATGGAGATACATAATCAGATATTTTACACAACATTATGTTCTTGTATTCTTAGCCTGACAG GTCTTATTTTACAAGGGCATTTAATACCAGCAGTAGAATTTGTTTATCAGCATCACGATTGTTTCTTTGACATAGCATTGCTTTCGACA GTTGCAACAATTAGTCAATTCTTTATCTCGTACATAATTCGCACTTTCGGTGCTCTGACTTTTGCAACCATAATGACCACAAGACAG TTGTTGAGCATTATGCTGTCATGTGTGTGGTTTGCCCATCCTCTTAGCTGGGAACAGTGGATTGGAGCT GTCATTGTCTTTGGATCCCTTTATGGAAAAAGCTTTACGAGGAAACCACCTCAAAAGACAACCTCATCATCAGCTGAACTTGTTCAAAATGGGGATTCAAATAATTTGAAGCACAATCCATGA
- the LOC108333111 gene encoding UDP-galactose/UDP-glucose transporter 5 isoform X1 has product MAESSTSSAVSVDFISRDNNRLWKGAFAVAGIMVTLVTYGLLQEKIMRVPYGAEKEYFKYSLFLVFCNRITTSAVSGGSLLASKKAMDPVAPVFTYCLISVSNILTTTCQYEALKYVSFPVQTLAKCAKMIPVMVWSTIIMQKRYHGPDYLFSFLITLGCSVFILYPAGTDVSPQNRGRENTVWGVLLMVGYLGFDGFTSTFQDKLFRGYDMEIHNQIFYTTLCSCILSLTGLILQGHLIPAVEFVYQHHDCFFDIALLSTVATISQFFISYIIRTFGALTFATIMTTRQLLSIMLSCVWFAHPLSWEQWIGAVIVFGSLYGKSFTRKPPQKTTSSSAELVQNGDSNNLKHNP; this is encoded by the exons ATGGCGGAATCATCTACCAGTTCTGCTGTTTCAGTTGATTTCATTTCCAGAGACAACAACAGGTTGTGGAAAGGGGCATTTGCCGTGGCTGGAATCATGGTTACCCTCGTCACCTATGGTCTCTTGCAg GAAAAGATTATGAGAGTACCGTATGGAGCAGAAAAAGAGTATTTCAAATATTCACTGTTTCTTGTTTTCTGCAACCGCATCACAACATCTGCTGTTTCTGGTGGTTCTTTGCTG GCAAGTAAAAAGGCTATGGACCCGGTAGCTCCTGTTTTTACTTATTGCCTTATCTCGGTATCAAACATACTAACTACAACTTGCCAGTATGAG GCCCTCAAATATGTTAGTTTTCCTGTTCAGACCCTTGCAAAATGTGCAAAAATGATACCAGTTATG GTCTGGAGCACCATCATCATGCAGAAGAGATACCACGGACCTGACTATTTGTTCTCTTTTTTAATTACCCTTGGCTGCTCAGTGTTTATCCTGTATCCG gCAGGAACAGACGTAAGTCCTCAAAATAGAGGAAGGGAAAATACAGTTTGGGGTGTTCTCCTAATGGTTGGGTATCTTGG gTTTGATGGCTTTACAAGCACATTCCAAGATAAGTTGTTTAGAGGCTATGACATGGAGATACATAATCAGATATTTTACACAACATTATGTTCTTGTATTCTTAGCCTGACAG GTCTTATTTTACAAGGGCATTTAATACCAGCAGTAGAATTTGTTTATCAGCATCACGATTGTTTCTTTGACATAGCATTGCTTTCGACA GTTGCAACAATTAGTCAATTCTTTATCTCGTACATAATTCGCACTTTCGGTGCTCTGACTTTTGCAACCATAATGACCACAAGACAG TTGTTGAGCATTATGCTGTCATGTGTGTGGTTTGCCCATCCTCTTAGCTGGGAACAGTGGATTGGAGCT GTCATTGTCTTTGGATCCCTTTATGGAAAAAGCTTTACGAGGAAACCACCTCAAAAGACAACCTCATCATCAGCTGAACTTGTTCAAAATGGGGATTCAAATAATTTGAAGCACAATCCATGA
- the LOC108333289 gene encoding monofunctional riboflavin biosynthesis protein RIBA 3, chloroplastic, producing MDSASFPHPLISHVTTSSSLHRSYGTHQSARLGLWKNKVWNSACCAVGFSAVGTEDVFDDSNSKRNENGSLLGALNNEPSLAPFRTLDAEITPETTDFFVSDAEGDPDCPSKGYSSIEHALNALRQGKFVIVVDDENGDVEGNLIMAASLTSPDDIAFMIKHGSGIVSVGMKEEDLQRLNLPLMSPETEDEDSSAPTFTITVDVKCGTSTGVSAADRAKTVVALSSPESKSEDFRKPGHVFPLKYRNGGVLRRAGHTEASVDLVALAGLPPVSVLSALVDENDGSMASLASLRKLALKHTLPIVSITDLIRYRRKREKLVERTSVSRLPTKWGLFQAYCYSSKLDGTEHVAVVKGDIGDGQDVLVRVHSECLTGDIFGSARCDCGNQLDLAMRLIEEAGRGVVVYLRGHEGRGIGLGHKLKAYNLQDQGHDTVQANIELGLAVDAREYGIGAQILRDIGVRTMRLMTNNPAKFVGLKGYGLAVVGRVPVMTPITEENKRYLETKRTKMGHIYGSDLHGFNDSIVNNVDSLENT from the exons ATGGACTCTGCCTCATTCCCCCATCCTCTGATTTCCCACGTCACCACTAGCTCAAG CTTGCATCGCTCCTACGGTACTCATCAGAGTGCAAGACTTGGCCTATGGAAGAACAAGGTGTGGAACTCAGCATGTTGTGCTGTTGGTTTTTCTGCTGTTGGAACAGAAGATGTGTTTGACGATAGCAATTCGAAGAGAAATGAGAACGGTTCCCTCTTAGGTGCGTTAAATAACGAGCCTTCTTTGGCACCATTCAGAACGTTAGACGCTGAAATAACACCCGAGACCACTGATTTCTTTGTCAGTGATGCCGAAGGTGATCCAGATTGCCCCTCTAAAGGCTACTCTTCCATTGAACATGCGCTTAATGCATTACGCCAAGGAAAG TTTGTGATTGTGGTAGATGATGAAAACGGCGATGTTGAAGGAAATCTTATAATGGCAGCATCTCTTACTAGTCCCGATGATATTGCCTTTATGATTAAGCACGGATCAGGGATTGTTTCAGTTGGCATGAAAGAGGAGGATCTTCAAAGACTGAACCTCCCTCTCATGTCACCAGAGACTGAAGACGAGGATTCTTCTGCTCCCACCTTCACTATCACAGTG GATGTGAAATGTGGAACTTCCACTGGTGTATCAGCTGCTGATAGGGCGAAAACAGTTGTTGCTCTGTCATCTCCCGAGTCCAAATCAGAAGATTTCAGAAAACCAGGTCATGTGTTTCCTCTAAAGTACCGAAATGGTGGGGTTCTTAGAAGGGCAGGTCACACTGAGGCTTCAGTGGATTTAGTTGCACTGGCTGGCTTGCCCCCAGTTTCTGTTCTTTCGGCTCTTGTTGATGAAAACGATGGCTCTATGGCATCTTTGGCCAGTTTAAGAAAGTTAGCACTGAAACACACTTTGCCAATTGTCTCAATAACTGATTTGATAAG GTAtcgaagaaagagagaaaaactgGTTGAAAGAACTTCTGTTTCTCGCCTACCTACAAAATGGGGTCTATTTCAAGCATATTGTTACAGCTCAAAGTTGGATGGAACTGAACATGTTGCTGTTGTAAAG GGAGACATAGGAGATGGTCAAGATGTTCTGGTTCGAGTACATTCAGAATGTTTAACTGGTGACATATTTGGATCAGCTCGGTGTGACTGTGGGAACCAGTTAGATTTGGCAATGCGGTTGATAGAAGAAGCAGGTAGAGGAGTGGTTGTGTATCTTCGAGGTCATGAAGGAAGAGGCATTGGACTTGGTCACAAACTTAAAGCCTATAATTTGCAAGATCAGGGTCATGACACGGTCCAGGCAAACATAGAACTTGGTTTAGCCGTTGATGCTCGTGAGTATGGGATTGGTGCACAG ATTTTGAGGGACATAGGAGTTAGAACTATGAGACTTATGACAAACAACCCTGCAAAGTTCGTTGGTCTGAAAGGATATGGTTTGGCAGTGGTGGGACGTGTTCCTGTGATGACGCCAATCACTGAGGAAAACAAACGATACCTGGAAACGAAAAGGACCAAAATGGGTCATATTTATGGGTCTGATTTACATGGATTCAATGATTCTATTGTAAATAACGTAGATTCATTGGAGAATACATAA
- the LOC108333111 gene encoding UDP-galactose/UDP-glucose transporter 5 isoform X3: protein MEKIMRVPYGAEKEYFKYSLFLVFCNRITTSAVSGGSLLASKKAMDPVAPVFTYCLISVSNILTTTCQYEALKYVSFPVQTLAKCAKMIPVMVWSTIIMQKRYHGPDYLFSFLITLGCSVFILYPAGTDVSPQNRGRENTVWGVLLMVGYLGFDGFTSTFQDKLFRGYDMEIHNQIFYTTLCSCILSLTGLILQGHLIPAVEFVYQHHDCFFDIALLSTVATISQFFISYIIRTFGALTFATIMTTRQLLSIMLSCVWFAHPLSWEQWIGAVIVFGSLYGKSFTRKPPQKTTSSSAELVQNGDSNNLKHNP from the exons ATG GAAAAGATTATGAGAGTACCGTATGGAGCAGAAAAAGAGTATTTCAAATATTCACTGTTTCTTGTTTTCTGCAACCGCATCACAACATCTGCTGTTTCTGGTGGTTCTTTGCTG GCAAGTAAAAAGGCTATGGACCCGGTAGCTCCTGTTTTTACTTATTGCCTTATCTCGGTATCAAACATACTAACTACAACTTGCCAGTATGAG GCCCTCAAATATGTTAGTTTTCCTGTTCAGACCCTTGCAAAATGTGCAAAAATGATACCAGTTATG GTCTGGAGCACCATCATCATGCAGAAGAGATACCACGGACCTGACTATTTGTTCTCTTTTTTAATTACCCTTGGCTGCTCAGTGTTTATCCTGTATCCG gCAGGAACAGACGTAAGTCCTCAAAATAGAGGAAGGGAAAATACAGTTTGGGGTGTTCTCCTAATGGTTGGGTATCTTGG gTTTGATGGCTTTACAAGCACATTCCAAGATAAGTTGTTTAGAGGCTATGACATGGAGATACATAATCAGATATTTTACACAACATTATGTTCTTGTATTCTTAGCCTGACAG GTCTTATTTTACAAGGGCATTTAATACCAGCAGTAGAATTTGTTTATCAGCATCACGATTGTTTCTTTGACATAGCATTGCTTTCGACA GTTGCAACAATTAGTCAATTCTTTATCTCGTACATAATTCGCACTTTCGGTGCTCTGACTTTTGCAACCATAATGACCACAAGACAG TTGTTGAGCATTATGCTGTCATGTGTGTGGTTTGCCCATCCTCTTAGCTGGGAACAGTGGATTGGAGCT GTCATTGTCTTTGGATCCCTTTATGGAAAAAGCTTTACGAGGAAACCACCTCAAAAGACAACCTCATCATCAGCTGAACTTGTTCAAAATGGGGATTCAAATAATTTGAAGCACAATCCATGA